CTGTAATGTCTTGTAAGGTAAAACACTACAAAAATGCAACCGAGAAGCATTGTTAAATATTGAAGAGATGGTGTTCCATCGCGTAGTTGACAAGCTCGGATTTTTTCTTGATATTGAGTTTGTTCATGATACGCGAGCGATATGTGTCGATCGTCTTGGGACTGAGGGAGAGGATCGAGGCGATCTCGCTGTTGGTGAAGCCTTTGGCGAGGTAGCGGAGGACTTCGCGTTCGCGGATGCTGAGGAGGACGTAGGGATCGGTCATATTAGACTGCATCGGAGCGGCACGCAGGAGACTGTCGATGAGTGTCTGCGAGATGGTTTCGTTGAGATACTTTTTGCCTTCGTATATTTTGTGTATCGCTTCGATAAGCTCGCTGTCGGCCGATTTTTTGAGCAGGTATCCGTCTGCTCCTGCCCGCATGACTTCTTTGATATATTCTTCGTCATCGTACATCGTGAGGACGAGGATATTGCAGACAAGGCCGCGCGAACGAATCTCTTTGATGCAGTCGATGCCGCTCATGTTGGGCATGGATAAGTCTAAGATGAGGATATCGGGCTTTTTTTCTTCGACTTGGCGAATGGCCGAGAGACCGTCTTCTGCTTCGCCTATGACTTCGAATTCAGATGAGAAGGAGAGCAGTGCTTTGAGTCCTGAGCGGATCAGTGTATGGTCGTCAGCTAAGATGATCTTGATGGTGTCCAACGGGAAGACCTCCTTATATAATAGAAGATATCAGGCAGTGGTGCCCGTTTGTTTGCGTTTGCCGAACCAGACAAAGCAGATGATGCCGATGATAATGACGGCAAGGCTGGTGAGCTGCGCCGATTTGAGCCCCCAGAGAAGCACCTCATAATCACCGCGCAAAAATTCGAGGAAGAATCTTGCCAGCGAATAGAGGATGGCGTAGAGGGCGATGACTTGTCCACGCGCGTGTTT
The sequence above is drawn from the Selenomonadales bacterium genome and encodes:
- a CDS encoding response regulator transcription factor, producing MDTIKIILADDHTLIRSGLKALLSFSSEFEVIGEAEDGLSAIRQVEEKKPDILILDLSMPNMSGIDCIKEIRSRGLVCNILVLTMYDDEEYIKEVMRAGADGYLLKKSADSELIEAIHKIYEGKKYLNETISQTLIDSLLRAAPMQSNMTDPYVLLSIREREVLRYLAKGFTNSEIASILSLSPKTIDTYRSRIMNKLNIKKKSELVNYAMEHHLFNI